A window of Geothrix edaphica genomic DNA:
TGAAGCCCCGGTGGGGCGTGTACCAGGCCGTGGCCGGTACCGCCAATCCCACCTTCCTCTGGGTGGTGCCGCTGCACAGCCTGGCGGATGCGGATGCCACCATGGCCGACGACGAGAAGATGGCCAAATCCGCTGGCCCCGAGGAGCTCAAGGGCATTTCGAAGTTCATCGCCGACTGCTTTCTGCGGGAGGACGCCCAGCTGCTGGCGGTGGATCCAAAGATGAGCTACCCGCCCGCCGACGATATCGCCGCGGACCCCGAGTTCTGGAAGGTCTGGACGGCCAAGCCCGCCGCAAAGGCCCCGGCGCCTTCAAAGTAGGGACTCCGGGCCCCGGTCGGGACTACGGGGGAGACCGGGCCGGGGTCAACCACCCCGGCCCGTGGCTGAATTGAACTTGGATTCCTCGGTGCCGATAGGAGGGGATCACCTGGCACCCAAGGGAGGGTTCATGAACCGCTGGATCGCCACCATCGCTTGCGCAGCCCTGGTTCTGGGAGGTTCCGCCGAGTTGCCGGCCGCCCCGCCCGTCCAGGAGGCGCCCCAGCCGGCGCTCCCTGCCGTCGGCCAATCCCTTACGGACGCCACGCTGCTCCAGCTGCTCGATGGCCTGGGCTACGCCCCGAAGAAGCTCTCCAAGGGGTACCTCATCGCGATCCAGCGGGAGAGCTGGACCTACTACGTGCAGCTGGTGCTGAGCCCCGATCAGACCAAGCTCGGGATGAACGCCAACCTGGCGACCTCGGCCAACCCGGCCGCCCTCCCAGCTTCCGTGTGGCTGGCTCTGCTCCAGGACAACGAGGATGTGGATCCGTCCTGCTTCTACTTCAATCGGAAGCAGAACAAGCTCTATCTCCATCGCGTCCTGGACAATCACGCCATCACATCGGCATTTCTGCGCGAGCAGATCGACAAGTTCTGCCAGAACGTCAAGAGCTCCGCCGACGATTGGGGGGCGGTGAAGTAGGTTCCGACTCCGTTCCAGGAATGCCCCGTGCCGCCTTCCCGTGGGGGCTGCCAGACTGGATGGATATGGCTGGCCATCTGATCCTCGTCCCCACGCCCATCGGCAACCTCGGCGACCTCACCGACCGCGCGAAGGAGGCGCTGGGGTCGGCCGACCTGGTGGCCTGCGAGGACACGCGCCGCACGGGCGGCCTGCTCAAGCACCTGGGCATCGACAAACCCCTGCTGCGCTTCGACGACCACGCCGGAGCGGCGGCCTACGAACGCATCGGGCTGGAGCTGGCCTCGGGCCGCACCGTGGCCTACTGCAGCGACGCGGGGATGCCCGGCATCAACGATCCCGGCTTCGAGATCGCCCGGGCCGCCCGGGCCGCCGGGGCGAAGGTCACCGTGCTGCCGGGGGCCTCGGCCGTGCTGCTGGCGGTGGTGGCCTCGGGCCTGCCCAGCCATGCCTTCAGCTTCTGGGGCTACCTGCCCAACCGCGGCGAGCCGCGGCGCACCCTGCTGAAGAAGCTGGGCGCCGAGGAGGAGACCGTCGTCGTCTTCGAGACGCCCCACCGCATCCACGAGACTCTTTCCGATCTGGCGGAGCTCCTGCCGGATCGCGAGATCGCCCTGGGCCGGGAGCTGACCAAGCTGCACGAGACCTGGTACCGCGGCACGCCCGCCCAGGTGACGGTGCAGCTGGGCCGGGAGGACCGCGGTGAGATGGTGCTGGTACTGGCGGGGGCGGGGGCCAAGCGGCTGGTCACCGAATCCACCGCCGCGCTGGAAGGGGGCACGCTGCCGGACTGGGCCAAGGCCTACCTCGCCGCCGCCCGGGAAGGCGGCATGACCCTCCGCGAAGCCGTGAAGCCCCTGGCCAAGCACCTGGGCGTGTCC
This region includes:
- the rsmI gene encoding 16S rRNA (cytidine(1402)-2'-O)-methyltransferase, with product MAGHLILVPTPIGNLGDLTDRAKEALGSADLVACEDTRRTGGLLKHLGIDKPLLRFDDHAGAAAYERIGLELASGRTVAYCSDAGMPGINDPGFEIARAARAAGAKVTVLPGASAVLLAVVASGLPSHAFSFWGYLPNRGEPRRTLLKKLGAEEETVVVFETPHRIHETLSDLAELLPDREIALGRELTKLHETWYRGTPAQVTVQLGREDRGEMVLVLAGAGAKRLVTESTAALEGGTLPDWAKAYLAAAREGGMTLREAVKPLAKHLGVSASELYRMATEV